A single Kryptolebias marmoratus isolate JLee-2015 linkage group LG7, ASM164957v2, whole genome shotgun sequence DNA region contains:
- the emc4 gene encoding ER membrane protein complex subunit 4 produces the protein MASPGGQGGAGALSTRGGSGVRRMKWTLELSLGNTRSRDRQSGQGDVVYPIGYSEKPVPDTSIQETDKNLVEKRCWDVALGPLKQIPMNLFIMYMSGNTISIFPIMMVCMMAWRPIQALMSMSATFKLLESSSQQWLQGLVYLIGNLLGAALAIYKCQSMGLLPTHSSDWLAFIEPPQRMEIMGGGMVL, from the exons ATGGCGTCTCCAGGGGGAcagggaggagcaggagctTTGTCCACGAGAGGAGGCAGCGGGGTCCGAAGGATGAAATGGACTCTGGAGCTGAGTTTGGGAAACACAAG GAGTCGTGATCGGCAGAGTGGTCAGGGAGATGTTGTCTACCCCATTGGTTACTCAGAGAAACCGGTTCCTGACACCAGCATCCAGGAGACGGACAAGAATCTGGTGGAGAAA CGCTGCTGGGACGTGGCCCTTGGGCCCCTAAAACAGATCCCCATGAACCTGTTTATCATGTACATGTCGGGCAACACAATCTCCATCTTCCCCATCATGATGGTCTGCATGATGGCCTGGAGGCCCATACAGGCTCTTATGTCCATGTCAGCTA CCTTTAAGCTGTTAGAGAGCTCCAGTCAGCAGTGGCTGCAGGGACTCGTGTACCTGATCGGGAACCTTCTGGGGGCGGCGCTGGCCATCTACAAGTGTCAGTCAATGGGGCTGCTTCCAACACACTCATCTGATTGGCTGGCATTCATAGAACCGCCTCAG AGGATGGAGATCATGGGCGGAGGGATGGTGCTGTGA